A genomic segment from Geitlerinema sp. PCC 7407 encodes:
- the acsF gene encoding magnesium-protoporphyrin IX monomethyl ester (oxidative) cyclase yields MSVYTADQESAQKLKALPSETVLTPRFYTTDFETAANLDLSAQETELRAMLSEMQADYNRHHFLRDEAFEQSWEHIDGEARRAFIDYLERSCISEFSGFLLFKELARKLKQRNPLLSELFHLMARDEARHAGFLNKAMGDFQVTLDLAYLTKQRTYTFFPLEWVLYTVYLSEKIGYWRYIIIYRHLQQHPENQFYPLFRYFESWCQDENRHGDIFKALLRSQPQLWQGWKARFWSRFFLLSVFATHSLTVHERAKFYEILGLDPTEFDRQVIRETNATAARAFPAVLDTEHPDFFRRLQRCAGYNLQIAAIARTGQPRFLKLLRKLPLIGAIAWNLLCLYCLRPVDAEALRGTVR; encoded by the coding sequence ATGAGCGTTTATACAGCCGACCAAGAATCTGCCCAAAAGCTCAAGGCCCTTCCCTCGGAAACCGTTCTCACGCCGCGCTTTTACACCACTGATTTTGAAACGGCGGCCAATCTGGATTTATCCGCTCAGGAGACAGAACTCCGGGCCATGCTCAGCGAGATGCAGGCAGACTACAATCGCCATCACTTCCTTCGCGATGAGGCCTTTGAGCAGTCCTGGGAGCACATCGACGGCGAAGCTCGCCGCGCCTTCATTGATTATCTAGAGCGATCGTGTATTTCGGAGTTTTCTGGATTTCTACTGTTCAAAGAACTGGCGCGCAAGCTCAAGCAGCGCAATCCCCTGCTGTCGGAGCTGTTTCACCTCATGGCGCGCGATGAGGCCCGCCACGCAGGCTTCCTCAACAAGGCCATGGGAGACTTTCAGGTGACTCTCGATCTGGCCTATCTCACCAAGCAGCGCACCTATACTTTTTTCCCTTTAGAGTGGGTGCTGTACACCGTCTATCTGTCTGAAAAGATAGGCTACTGGCGCTATATCATCATCTATCGCCACCTTCAGCAGCACCCCGAGAATCAGTTTTATCCGCTGTTTCGATACTTCGAGAGCTGGTGCCAGGACGAAAACCGCCATGGAGATATTTTTAAGGCGCTGCTGCGATCGCAGCCTCAGCTGTGGCAAGGCTGGAAAGCCCGGTTCTGGAGCCGATTCTTCTTGCTCTCTGTGTTTGCCACTCATTCCCTCACGGTCCATGAGCGCGCCAAATTTTACGAAATTCTGGGGCTCGACCCGACTGAATTTGATCGGCAGGTGATCCGGGAAACCAACGCCACAGCCGCGCGGGCTTTCCCGGCGGTTCTCGATACGGAGCATCCTGACTTCTTCCGGCGGCTCCAGCGGTGCGCTGGCTACAACCTACAGATAGCGGCGATCGCCCGCACCGGCCAGCCCCGTTTTCTCAAGCTGCTGCGCAAACTGCCCCTGATCGGCGCGATCGCCTGGAATCTGCTGTGTCTCTACTGTCTGCGGCCCGTGGATGCAGAAGCCTTGCGGGGGACAGTGCGCTGA
- a CDS encoding TROVE domain-containing protein, whose amino-acid sequence MNYQFLLSKNRKTPQNQPLPGREAEMVQGRSGGWMFQADSWSVLRRCLLIGTAQSTFYADQHELTTEFVAVLNQAIALDPDRVAQEILYASDGHALNNSAPILALVLLSMGESPQAKRAFQEIFPQVVRTGSHFYEWLSYTKGLRGFGKVVREAGKAWLAREDVRELAYQLLKYQQRQGFRHRDALRLFHVKPPTADHDRLFQWVIQGWETLPAEPPSAALSQIWWYEWLKRNPTQTRKAIAQGRLTHEMAAPVGQMNTEAWQLLFQDMPIGALLRNLASLTELEVLAPRHRKNLRHLAQVLTSRDRLRKGRIHPIDVLKALKTYQSGGKLGRSKKTWQPVPEVLEILERALALSFEALAPTGKMFLHAVDVSGSMSYYSVSSMGLTCCEIATTMALATAKAEENCVIRGFATDFRDLQITARDSFQSAIAKATCQNFGGTDAAVAYEWAIRKRLKVDVFCFWTDCESWAGRQHPSQALAEYRRKVNPNAKAVYVTLVPSNVSLVDPQDPRSWDIAGFDPSTPRLIQMLASEIL is encoded by the coding sequence GTGAACTATCAATTTCTCCTGTCAAAAAATCGCAAAACGCCCCAAAATCAGCCACTTCCGGGCCGCGAAGCCGAGATGGTCCAGGGCCGCTCGGGGGGCTGGATGTTCCAGGCGGATTCGTGGTCGGTGCTGCGCCGCTGCCTGCTGATTGGGACGGCCCAGAGCACCTTTTACGCCGACCAGCACGAGCTGACGACGGAGTTTGTGGCGGTGCTCAACCAGGCGATCGCCCTCGACCCCGATCGCGTCGCTCAGGAAATTCTCTACGCCTCCGACGGCCACGCCCTCAACAACAGCGCCCCGATCCTGGCGCTGGTGCTGCTGTCCATGGGCGAGAGCCCCCAGGCCAAGCGCGCCTTTCAGGAAATATTCCCCCAGGTGGTGCGCACCGGCAGCCATTTCTACGAGTGGCTGAGCTACACCAAGGGTCTGCGGGGATTTGGCAAGGTCGTGCGCGAGGCGGGGAAAGCGTGGCTGGCCCGCGAGGACGTGCGGGAGCTGGCTTACCAGTTGCTGAAATACCAGCAGCGCCAAGGCTTTCGCCATCGGGATGCCCTGCGGTTGTTTCACGTGAAGCCGCCGACCGCTGACCATGACCGGCTGTTTCAGTGGGTGATCCAGGGCTGGGAGACGCTGCCAGCGGAGCCTCCTTCAGCGGCCCTCAGCCAGATCTGGTGGTACGAGTGGCTCAAGCGCAACCCTACGCAAACCCGGAAGGCGATCGCCCAGGGTCGCCTGACCCACGAAATGGCCGCGCCGGTGGGCCAGATGAACACCGAAGCGTGGCAGCTTCTGTTTCAGGACATGCCCATCGGCGCCCTGCTGCGAAATCTGGCTTCTCTGACGGAGCTGGAGGTGCTGGCTCCCCGCCACCGCAAGAATCTGCGTCACTTGGCCCAGGTCCTGACGAGTCGCGATCGCCTGCGCAAGGGCCGCATTCACCCCATCGACGTCCTGAAAGCCCTCAAGACCTACCAATCCGGGGGCAAGCTGGGGCGAAGCAAAAAAACTTGGCAGCCGGTGCCGGAGGTACTCGAGATTCTGGAGCGGGCGCTGGCGCTGTCCTTCGAGGCGCTGGCCCCCACGGGAAAAATGTTCTTGCACGCCGTGGACGTCTCGGGCTCCATGTCCTACTACAGCGTCAGCTCCATGGGCTTGACCTGCTGCGAGATCGCCACGACCATGGCCCTCGCTACGGCCAAAGCTGAGGAGAACTGCGTCATTCGCGGCTTTGCAACGGATTTTCGTGATCTTCAGATCACGGCTCGGGATTCTTTCCAGAGCGCGATCGCCAAGGCCACCTGCCAAAACTTTGGCGGAACCGACGCAGCCGTGGCCTACGAGTGGGCCATCCGCAAGCGTCTCAAAGTAGACGTATTTTGCTTCTGGACCGACTGCGAAAGCTGGGCAGGCCGCCAGCACCCCAGTCAGGCCCTGGCAGAATACCGCCGCAAGGTGAACCCCAACGCCAAAGCGGTCTACGTCACCTTGGTCCCCTCGAATGTCTCTCTGGTCGATCCCCAAGATCCTCGCTCCTGGGACATTGCAGGCTTCGATCCGAGCACGCCGCGCCTGATCCAGATGCTGGCGAGCGAGATTCTCTAG
- the hemN gene encoding oxygen-independent coproporphyrinogen III oxidase has translation MSKLLQAVEFDPALLRKYDQPLPRYTSYPPATELTKSFDPGDFQRAIALGNFRKTPLSLYCHIPFCQSACYFCGCNTVITQRREAAEPYIDALIRNIQQVAAQVAGDRTVNQIHWGGGTPNYLSLPQVETLWQSLVDQFTLAPSAEISIEVYPGLLTREYLFFLRNLGFNRISFGIQDFDPKVQHAVNRVQPEEMLFRAMEWIREAGFESVNVDLIYGLPYQSVETFRDTIERTAKLDPDRIAVFNFAYVPWLKPVQKRLPQEALPSAAEKLKILQMTIESLTDRGYRFIGMDHFAKPADELAIAQEAGQLHRNFQGYTTQPESDLLGFGMTSISMLQDVYVQNHKRLKDFCRTVDGGELPIERGVTLTRDDQIRRAIIMELMCQFRLSQDAIEEKYHLGFDLDLGEYFAREQADLRRLEADGLLRIHQRQIEVLPPGRLLIRNIAAVFDAYLRHQAGQRFSRAV, from the coding sequence GTGTCTAAACTGCTACAAGCCGTTGAATTTGATCCGGCGCTGCTGCGCAAATACGATCAGCCCCTGCCTCGCTATACGAGCTATCCGCCAGCCACAGAACTGACAAAGAGCTTTGACCCAGGAGACTTTCAGCGGGCGATCGCCCTAGGAAATTTTCGAAAAACCCCCTTGTCGCTGTACTGCCACATTCCCTTTTGCCAGAGCGCCTGCTATTTCTGCGGCTGCAATACCGTTATTACTCAACGCCGGGAGGCAGCAGAGCCCTACATTGACGCGCTGATTCGCAATATTCAGCAGGTGGCCGCGCAGGTAGCCGGCGATCGCACGGTCAACCAGATCCATTGGGGCGGCGGCACCCCCAACTATCTCTCCCTGCCTCAGGTAGAGACTTTGTGGCAGAGCTTGGTTGATCAATTTACCCTTGCTCCCTCAGCCGAAATTTCTATCGAAGTCTATCCCGGCCTGCTAACGCGAGAATATCTCTTTTTCCTGCGAAATTTGGGCTTCAATCGGATCAGCTTTGGGATTCAGGACTTTGACCCAAAGGTACAGCACGCCGTCAACCGAGTGCAGCCCGAGGAGATGCTGTTTCGGGCCATGGAGTGGATTCGGGAGGCTGGATTTGAAAGTGTGAATGTGGATCTGATCTATGGCTTGCCCTATCAGAGCGTAGAGACGTTTCGCGATACGATCGAGCGCACTGCCAAGCTCGATCCAGACCGGATCGCCGTTTTCAATTTTGCCTATGTTCCCTGGCTCAAGCCAGTCCAGAAAAGACTTCCCCAGGAGGCGCTGCCCAGCGCCGCAGAAAAGCTCAAGATCCTGCAAATGACCATCGAGTCTCTGACCGATCGCGGATATCGTTTTATCGGCATGGATCATTTTGCCAAGCCAGCGGACGAGCTGGCGATCGCCCAAGAGGCCGGACAGCTCCACCGAAATTTCCAGGGATATACAACCCAGCCTGAGTCCGATCTGCTGGGGTTTGGCATGACGTCTATCAGCATGCTGCAAGACGTCTATGTCCAAAATCACAAGCGTCTGAAAGACTTTTGTCGCACGGTGGACGGGGGCGAGCTTCCCATTGAGAGAGGCGTCACCCTGACCCGAGATGATCAGATTCGGCGGGCGATCATCATGGAGCTGATGTGTCAATTCCGGCTCTCCCAAGATGCGATCGAAGAGAAGTATCACTTGGGGTTTGATCTGGATTTGGGAGAGTATTTTGCGCGGGAGCAGGCCGATCTGCGCAGGCTAGAAGCCGACGGCTTGCTGCGCATTCACCAGCGCCAGATCGAGGTTTTGCCCCCAGGACGGCTGCTAATTCGCAATATCGCAGCGGTATTTGATGCCTATCTGCGCCATCAGGCTGGACAGCGGTTTTCGCGAGCGGTCTAA
- a CDS encoding heme oxygenase (biliverdin-producing), producing the protein MSLSLDVALREGTKPSHSTAESTAFMKCFLKGVIDRNVFRKFLADLYFVYSALEVEMQRHQHHPVIGSVYFPELHRAEGLAQDLAFYYGLRWRSEVEPSPAAKVYLERIQSISDSDPSLLLAHAYTRYMGDLSGGQALRSIIRLALNLPPQEGTHLYEFATLPTPEARRSFKERYRQALREVPLDESTAQRIVDEANTAFSLNCHLMEALEADLRMAIGEEVFELITRSQAPKAACPMREMIQRSP; encoded by the coding sequence ATGAGTCTTTCCCTCGACGTTGCTCTCCGCGAAGGCACCAAGCCCTCTCACTCCACCGCCGAGAGCACAGCCTTTATGAAATGTTTTCTCAAGGGCGTGATCGACCGAAACGTCTTTCGCAAGTTTCTCGCTGATCTCTACTTTGTCTACAGCGCCCTAGAAGTAGAGATGCAGCGGCACCAGCATCACCCAGTGATTGGTTCTGTCTATTTCCCAGAGCTCCATCGCGCTGAGGGTCTAGCCCAGGATCTCGCCTTCTACTATGGCCTTCGGTGGCGATCGGAGGTCGAGCCATCCCCAGCGGCCAAGGTCTACCTTGAGCGTATCCAAAGCATTTCAGACAGCGACCCGAGCTTGCTTTTGGCCCATGCTTACACTCGCTACATGGGCGATCTCTCCGGCGGACAGGCCCTGAGATCGATCATTCGCCTCGCGCTGAATTTGCCACCCCAAGAGGGGACTCACCTGTACGAGTTTGCGACACTGCCAACCCCCGAAGCGCGACGCAGCTTCAAGGAGCGCTATCGTCAAGCCCTGCGCGAGGTACCCCTAGATGAGAGCACGGCGCAGCGCATTGTCGACGAGGCAAATACAGCTTTTTCGCTCAACTGCCACCTCATGGAGGCCCTAGAAGCAGATCTGCGGATGGCGATCGGAGAAGAGGTCTTTGAGTTAATCACGCGATCGCAAGCCCCGAAGGCAGCCTGCCCCATGCGAGAGATGATCCAGCGATCGCCCTAG
- a CDS encoding fatty acid desaturase, translated as MKPQLEFDSSETLKLDWKTVLFFAAVHGLALLAIPFFSWSALGVMLGLHWLFGSIGICLGYHRLLSHRSFRVPRWLERSIALLGALALQGGPIFWVAGHRLHHAYTEDEQKDPYSARRGFWWSHVLWIFYPRSQFFDYEEYQRFAPDLARDPFYRWLNRYFFWLQFPLALLLYFVGGWSFVVYGIFVRAVFLWHTTWLINSVTHLWGSRAFDCRDNSRNLWWAALLTYGEGWHNNHHAYPQVARCGWRWWEIDVTWWAIALLQRLGLATAVQNPPTSASR; from the coding sequence GTGAAACCACAACTTGAGTTTGATTCGAGCGAAACGCTGAAGCTGGACTGGAAAACGGTGCTGTTTTTTGCGGCAGTCCATGGGTTAGCGCTCCTCGCCATTCCCTTTTTCTCTTGGTCGGCGCTGGGGGTCATGCTCGGCCTGCACTGGCTGTTTGGGAGTATTGGGATCTGTTTGGGATATCATCGGCTGCTGAGCCACCGGAGCTTTCGGGTGCCGCGCTGGCTGGAGCGATCGATCGCCCTTTTGGGGGCTTTGGCGCTCCAGGGTGGGCCGATCTTCTGGGTGGCGGGGCATCGTCTCCACCACGCCTACACCGAGGACGAACAAAAAGATCCCTATTCTGCGCGTCGGGGATTTTGGTGGAGTCATGTCCTGTGGATTTTCTATCCGCGATCGCAGTTTTTTGACTACGAGGAGTATCAGCGCTTTGCGCCGGATTTGGCGCGCGATCCCTTCTACCGCTGGCTCAATCGATACTTTTTCTGGCTGCAATTTCCCCTAGCGCTGCTGCTCTACTTTGTCGGTGGCTGGTCTTTTGTGGTGTACGGCATCTTTGTGCGGGCGGTCTTTTTGTGGCACACCACCTGGCTGATTAATTCGGTGACCCACCTGTGGGGCAGCCGAGCATTTGACTGTCGCGACAACTCTCGCAATCTTTGGTGGGCAGCCCTGCTCACCTACGGCGAAGGCTGGCACAACAATCACCACGCCTATCCCCAAGTGGCTCGGTGCGGCTGGCGCTGGTGGGAGATCGACGTGACCTGGTGGGCGATCGCCCTCTTGCAGCGGTTGGGCCTAGCCACAGCGGTGCAAAATCCCCCGACCTCAGCGTCTCGCTGA
- a CDS encoding fasciclin domain-containing protein, with protein MTKKQSQSFLKRLSAIAGAVGLGTLAVSPALAQTNPNPSIFSEPPYNRAGNNAGTMMPGDPASEAAPAAEMAPSYSKPAEDSYSEPMAAPETMPADDSMMEAPEDSTMEAPEDPMMQDSMMEMPGDSTEAPAEPMTEEGMAPTSSEDPAEPTANASIVDVAASAGSFQILTAALEATGLAETLSQEGPFTVFAPTDEAFAALPEGTLEELMKPENREVLAAILTYHVVPGKVTSDQIQSGEVSTVQGSTVNVTVEDGMVMVDDAKVVQPDIEAGNGVIHVIDKVILPES; from the coding sequence ATGACGAAGAAGCAATCCCAGAGCTTCCTCAAGCGTCTAAGTGCGATCGCTGGTGCCGTTGGCCTAGGGACCCTCGCTGTTTCTCCCGCCCTTGCTCAGACCAATCCCAACCCCAGCATCTTTAGCGAACCTCCCTACAACCGAGCTGGCAACAACGCAGGCACCATGATGCCTGGTGATCCTGCCTCCGAAGCAGCCCCTGCGGCTGAGATGGCCCCCTCCTACTCCAAGCCCGCAGAAGATTCCTACTCCGAGCCGATGGCTGCTCCTGAGACCATGCCTGCGGACGACTCCATGATGGAGGCTCCCGAAGACTCCACGATGGAAGCCCCCGAAGACCCCATGATGCAAGACTCCATGATGGAGATGCCTGGGGACTCGACGGAGGCTCCGGCAGAGCCCATGACCGAAGAAGGGATGGCTCCGACCTCGAGCGAAGATCCGGCAGAGCCCACGGCTAATGCTTCTATTGTGGATGTTGCCGCCTCTGCTGGCTCCTTCCAAATCCTGACGGCAGCTTTGGAAGCAACAGGCTTAGCAGAAACCTTGTCTCAAGAAGGTCCTTTCACGGTGTTTGCGCCTACGGATGAGGCGTTTGCCGCATTACCCGAAGGCACCCTTGAGGAGCTGATGAAGCCCGAAAACCGTGAGGTTTTGGCGGCTATCCTGACCTATCACGTGGTTCCCGGCAAGGTGACCTCTGATCAAATTCAGTCGGGCGAAGTCTCGACGGTCCAGGGCAGCACTGTGAACGTTACGGTTGAGGACGGCATGGTGATGGTGGATGACGCTAAGGTGGTGCAGCCTGACATTGAGGCTGGCAATGGCGTGATTCACGTGATTGATAAGGTGATTTTGCCTGAGAGCTAG
- a CDS encoding glycosyltransferase: MIVKNEATRLPQCLRSVQAVVDEMIVLDTGSTDETPAIARQFGAKVFESTWQQDFAAARNEALAQVTGDWVLVLDADETLTPECVGAIRQAIAVEDHLVVNLIRQEIGAAQSPYSLVSRLFRRHPDLSFSRPYHAMIDDSVIDLLEREPHWRVVSLPQVAILHDGYQAAAIAARDKSAQAEAAMSRFLETHPTDPYVCSKLGALYVSQGRVEEGVALLEQGLQAPNLDASLRYELHYHLGIARDRQQNLQAAATHYAAALKQPILPQLKLGAYLNLGNLQLAAGEAALARETYETAIAVDPTLAKAHYNLGMALKALGQLSGAIAAYQRALQFAPDYAEAHQNLGVVLLKLGRVPESLRSFQSAIALYDQRQSPEGDRLRRSLQEMGFL; encoded by the coding sequence ATGATCGTGAAGAATGAGGCTACTCGTCTACCGCAGTGTCTTCGGAGCGTCCAGGCGGTGGTCGATGAAATGATCGTGCTAGATACGGGGTCGACAGATGAGACGCCGGCGATCGCCCGTCAGTTTGGGGCGAAGGTGTTTGAAAGCACCTGGCAGCAAGATTTTGCGGCGGCCCGCAATGAGGCCCTCGCTCAGGTGACGGGTGACTGGGTGCTGGTGCTCGATGCGGATGAAACCCTGACGCCAGAGTGCGTTGGAGCGATCCGGCAGGCGATCGCCGTCGAAGATCATTTGGTGGTCAATCTCATTCGCCAAGAGATCGGGGCTGCCCAGTCGCCCTATTCCCTGGTGTCGCGGCTGTTTCGGCGTCACCCAGATCTTTCTTTTTCCCGGCCCTACCACGCCATGATCGATGACAGCGTGATCGATCTGCTGGAGCGTGAGCCCCACTGGCGGGTAGTTTCGCTGCCCCAGGTGGCGATTCTCCACGATGGCTATCAGGCGGCGGCGATCGCGGCCCGAGACAAGTCTGCCCAGGCCGAGGCGGCGATGTCCCGCTTTTTGGAGACCCACCCGACGGACCCCTACGTGTGCAGCAAGCTGGGGGCGCTGTACGTTTCCCAGGGCCGAGTCGAGGAGGGAGTTGCGCTGCTAGAGCAGGGGCTCCAGGCGCCTAATCTGGATGCCAGTTTGCGCTATGAGCTGCACTACCACTTGGGGATCGCGCGCGATCGCCAGCAGAATCTTCAGGCCGCCGCCACCCACTACGCCGCCGCGCTCAAGCAGCCGATCCTGCCCCAGCTGAAGCTGGGCGCCTATCTCAACTTGGGTAATTTGCAGCTAGCGGCGGGCGAGGCGGCGCTGGCCCGAGAAACCTATGAGACGGCGATCGCCGTTGATCCGACGCTGGCCAAGGCCCACTACAACCTGGGGATGGCCCTCAAGGCCCTGGGGCAGCTGTCCGGCGCGATCGCCGCCTACCAGCGGGCGCTGCAGTTTGCGCCGGACTACGCCGAGGCCCACCAAAATCTCGGCGTGGTGCTGCTGAAGCTGGGCCGGGTCCCGGAGAGCCTGCGATCGTTTCAGAGCGCGATCGCCCTCTACGATCAGCGCCAGTCTCCGGAGGGCGATCGCCTGCGTCGGTCCCTCCAGGAGATGGGTTTTTTGTAG
- a CDS encoding HEAT repeat domain-containing protein, whose translation MARVSYGPEVKRRSHQLFGALLDYASDELDCDERALETLRPQIQTHWQTEQRLVVRTKLRFLVTLTHLAAAPLSGPQIKEALSRWQDFLDILEDNRPHRSGSEVWHFTLRLWHPRRDRAANLRRFEAEWDQRRAQRTAPRPVPELPTDCQLPREPVPEGLDWWQLCRASLEAQQLQRLTTNLLTMSDGLTFEVEDLYVPLGLLKRQHQPRWDDDDGTRRDRLLTDLEESEATQPVAIADFLAQMGAASEPQRIAIVGEPGAGKTTLLQRVALWLLERRSLPIWVSLADLQGVSLETYVLQEWLRQATRCFQVDPAHQADLVAQGRSGRLWLLLDAVDEMALDGGAALGAIARQLRGWMADVHIVLTCRLNVWDSGHNPLDTFETYCNGPLSDAPDSGESLRSQVIARWFQGQPDLGQQLQRELDRPERWSIKAAVKNPLRLALLCRSWSLLRGSLPSTKASLYGQFVEALYAWKQDRFPTDPAQRHQLNQALGRLALAALRRPDLRFRLPSAFLQQVLAEDLALLPLALQLGWLNQVGVSATSGEKIYAFYHPTFQEYFAAQAIADWRDFWRPCPELPIFSPAWREVILLWMGRPEGAIADKEAFLAALCQFEDGCGGFYGGRAQLLGVAALAEFPQAAQASVLLDQLLEWRFGGQACEGRRQPYPVPLVDGARSALCQTDRALAIAALEAFLVRTDHLYARWNAACTLGKTLDPGNARAIATLEQLCASLRAEPLRLQIADSLAKLDPGNATALETLQQLLTSPQGRLRRRAAYCLGKLWPDHPAAIATLETLLTDGDRALALQAAKSLQALVPEHPQAQTFLLSSPPKSSERDRPTQRQRRSRPLSAEAAQQRKLQALETRLATAPDPHQRQRAAIHLCRLQPGHPEAVQTLLDLLRSPLPDPQTKRIVEVLRAVLTPAQMASAVQVLRPWFPESGPAYQPGPAGDRYKLLWHCAQNLPHADFQRAWAGANPT comes from the coding sequence GTGGCACGAGTAAGTTATGGGCCTGAGGTCAAACGGCGATCGCACCAGTTGTTCGGGGCGCTCCTGGACTATGCCAGCGACGAGTTGGACTGTGATGAGCGGGCTTTGGAGACGCTGCGGCCCCAGATCCAGACCCACTGGCAAACGGAGCAGCGGCTGGTGGTCCGCACCAAGCTGCGCTTTTTGGTGACGCTGACCCACTTGGCCGCCGCGCCCCTGAGCGGGCCGCAAATCAAGGAAGCCCTGAGCCGCTGGCAAGACTTTCTCGACATCCTCGAAGACAATCGCCCCCACCGCAGCGGCTCGGAGGTGTGGCACTTTACCCTCAGGCTGTGGCATCCCAGGCGCGATCGCGCCGCGAACCTGCGTCGCTTCGAGGCGGAGTGGGACCAGCGGCGCGCCCAGCGAACGGCTCCAAGGCCTGTCCCGGAGCTGCCGACAGACTGCCAGCTGCCTAGGGAGCCCGTGCCCGAAGGGCTGGACTGGTGGCAGCTTTGCCGCGCCAGCCTGGAGGCTCAGCAGCTACAGCGACTCACCACCAATCTGCTGACCATGAGCGACGGCTTGACCTTTGAGGTGGAAGACCTGTATGTGCCTCTGGGCCTTCTGAAGCGGCAGCACCAGCCCCGCTGGGACGATGATGATGGCACCCGGCGGGATCGGCTGCTGACGGATCTCGAGGAGTCCGAGGCGACCCAGCCTGTGGCGATCGCCGACTTTTTGGCCCAGATGGGGGCTGCGTCGGAGCCCCAGCGCATCGCCATCGTGGGGGAGCCGGGTGCCGGAAAAACGACCCTGCTCCAGCGGGTGGCCCTCTGGCTGCTAGAGCGGCGATCGCTGCCGATCTGGGTTTCCCTGGCCGATTTGCAGGGCGTCTCGCTGGAAACCTACGTGCTCCAGGAGTGGCTGCGCCAGGCGACTCGCTGTTTTCAGGTGGACCCGGCCCACCAGGCGGATCTGGTGGCCCAGGGACGCAGCGGTCGGCTGTGGCTCCTGCTGGATGCGGTGGACGAAATGGCCCTGGACGGCGGCGCTGCCTTGGGGGCGATCGCCCGTCAGCTGCGGGGCTGGATGGCGGACGTTCACATCGTGCTGACCTGCCGCCTGAACGTGTGGGACAGCGGCCACAATCCCCTCGATACCTTCGAAACCTACTGCAACGGGCCGCTGAGCGATGCCCCTGACTCTGGAGAAAGCCTGCGATCGCAGGTGATCGCTCGGTGGTTCCAGGGGCAGCCCGATCTGGGTCAACAGCTCCAGCGCGAACTCGACCGGCCGGAGCGCTGGTCCATCAAGGCCGCCGTCAAAAATCCCCTGAGGCTGGCGCTGCTGTGCCGCTCCTGGTCTCTGCTGCGGGGCAGCTTGCCCAGCACCAAAGCCAGCCTCTACGGCCAGTTTGTCGAGGCTCTCTACGCCTGGAAACAAGACCGCTTTCCCACCGACCCCGCCCAGCGCCACCAGCTCAACCAGGCCCTGGGCCGACTGGCCTTGGCGGCTCTGCGGCGGCCCGATCTGCGGTTTCGGTTGCCGAGCGCCTTTTTGCAGCAGGTGCTGGCAGAGGATTTGGCGCTGCTGCCCCTGGCCCTCCAGCTAGGCTGGCTCAATCAAGTGGGCGTTTCGGCCACCTCTGGCGAAAAAATCTACGCTTTCTATCACCCGACCTTTCAGGAGTACTTTGCGGCCCAGGCGATCGCCGACTGGCGAGATTTTTGGCGGCCCTGTCCGGAGCTGCCGATTTTTAGTCCGGCTTGGCGGGAGGTGATCTTGCTGTGGATGGGCCGCCCGGAGGGGGCGATCGCCGATAAAGAGGCCTTTCTGGCGGCGCTGTGCCAGTTCGAGGACGGCTGCGGCGGCTTCTATGGCGGGCGTGCCCAGCTCCTGGGGGTGGCGGCTCTGGCGGAGTTTCCCCAGGCGGCTCAGGCGAGCGTCTTGTTAGATCAGCTCCTGGAGTGGCGCTTTGGGGGTCAGGCTTGCGAGGGCCGGCGCCAGCCCTATCCGGTGCCGCTGGTGGATGGGGCTCGCAGCGCCCTGTGCCAGACCGATCGGGCGCTGGCGATCGCCGCTCTAGAGGCCTTTTTGGTCCGCACCGACCATCTGTATGCCCGCTGGAATGCCGCCTGCACCCTTGGCAAGACCCTAGACCCGGGAAATGCGCGGGCGATCGCCACCCTAGAGCAGCTCTGCGCCTCTCTGCGCGCCGAACCTCTGCGGTTGCAGATTGCCGACAGTCTGGCCAAGCTCGATCCTGGTAACGCCACGGCCCTGGAGACGCTCCAGCAGCTGCTCACCAGTCCCCAGGGCCGTCTGCGCCGTCGGGCCGCCTACTGCCTGGGCAAGCTGTGGCCGGACCATCCAGCGGCGATCGCCACCCTAGAGACTCTGCTCACCGACGGCGATCGCGCCTTGGCCCTCCAGGCCGCCAAAAGCCTACAGGCTCTAGTTCCCGAGCATCCCCAGGCCCAGACTTTCTTGCTGTCGTCACCGCCCAAATCCTCGGAGCGCGATCGCCCGACCCAGCGCCAGCGGCGATCGCGCCCCCTGTCCGCTGAGGCCGCCCAGCAGCGCAAACTCCAGGCCCTAGAGACCCGCCTCGCCACGGCCCCAGACCCGCACCAGCGCCAGCGGGCCGCGATCCATCTGTGTCGGCTCCAGCCCGGTCACCCGGAGGCCGTGCAAACCCTGCTGGACCTGCTGCGATCGCCCCTGCCCGACCCTCAGACCAAGCGGATTGTCGAAGTTCTGCGCGCCGTCCTCACCCCCGCCCAGATGGCCAGCGCTGTGCAGGTGCTGCGGCCCTGGTTCCCAGAGTCTGGTCCCGCCTACCAACCGGGGCCAGCGGGCGATCGCTACAAGCTCCTGTGGCACTGCGCCCAAAACCTGCCCCACGCTGACTTTCAGCGCGCCTGGGCTGGGGCGAACCCAACCTAG